The Bryobacteraceae bacterium genome includes a window with the following:
- a CDS encoding tungsten formylmethanofuran dehydrogenase subunit G, translating into MPAAVKEDRGYIVINEEECKGCGLCIEACVQKVLHAAPYLNRYGYHPAVYDGHGCNGCGLCFYACPEPGAITVYKAVA; encoded by the coding sequence ATGCCAGCGGCAGTCAAAGAAGACCGTGGTTATATCGTGATCAACGAAGAAGAGTGCAAGGGCTGCGGGCTTTGCATCGAGGCCTGCGTGCAGAAGGTGCTGCACGCGGCGCCGTACCTGAACCGCTACGGTTACCATCCGGCCGTCTACGACGGGCACGGCTGCAACGGCTGCGGACTGTGCTTCTACGCCTGTCCGGAGCCGGGCGCCATCACGGTGTACAAGGCCGTTGCGTGA
- a CDS encoding 3-methyl-2-oxobutanoate dehydrogenase subunit VorB — protein sequence MPRQLIKGNEALMKGAILGGCRAFYGYPITPANELTEAAAYYLPQVGGTFLQAESEVAAINMVFGAASAGIRAMTASSGPGISLMAEGISYLAGAELPCVIVNIMRGGPGLGNIAPEQSDYFQAVKGGGHGNYRCLVLAPATAQEMCDLARLAFELADRYRNPVMIVADGYTGQMMEPVDFYSTAAVDPPVPEWAVTGTAETRKNLITSIYLQPDELEAHVRKLAEKYRLAEQREARWENYRTEDADLVFVGYGIVSRVLKSVVEALREQGIRAGLLRPITLYPFPAAEIRRLAGQAAVFFTVEMSMGQMVEDVRLAVEGRRPVEFYGRCGGNVPSVEEIVQHVTQWIDGRAEQAVAEVMHHA from the coding sequence ATGCCGAGACAGCTGATCAAAGGCAACGAAGCGCTGATGAAAGGCGCCATTCTGGGCGGTTGCCGGGCTTTCTACGGGTATCCGATCACGCCGGCGAACGAGCTGACGGAAGCCGCCGCGTATTACCTGCCTCAGGTGGGCGGGACGTTCCTGCAGGCCGAGAGCGAGGTGGCGGCGATCAACATGGTGTTCGGAGCGGCGAGCGCGGGCATCCGCGCGATGACGGCCTCCAGCGGCCCGGGCATCAGCCTGATGGCGGAGGGCATCAGCTATCTGGCCGGCGCGGAGCTGCCCTGCGTGATCGTCAACATCATGCGGGGCGGGCCGGGGCTCGGCAACATCGCTCCCGAGCAGAGCGACTACTTCCAGGCGGTGAAAGGCGGCGGGCACGGCAATTACCGCTGCCTGGTGCTCGCGCCCGCGACGGCGCAGGAGATGTGCGATCTGGCCCGGCTGGCTTTCGAGCTGGCGGACCGCTACCGCAATCCGGTGATGATCGTTGCCGACGGCTACACGGGCCAGATGATGGAGCCGGTGGATTTCTACTCCACGGCTGCCGTCGATCCGCCCGTGCCGGAGTGGGCGGTGACCGGTACGGCCGAGACGCGGAAGAACCTGATCACGTCGATCTACCTGCAGCCGGACGAGCTGGAGGCGCATGTCCGGAAGCTGGCGGAAAAATACCGTCTGGCCGAACAGCGCGAGGCGCGGTGGGAGAACTACCGCACGGAGGACGCGGATCTCGTGTTCGTCGGATACGGAATCGTGAGCCGCGTGCTGAAGTCCGTTGTGGAAGCGCTGAGGGAGCAGGGCATCCGCGCCGGTCTGCTGCGTCCGATCACGCTGTACCCGTTCCCTGCGGCCGAGATCCGGCGGCTGGCCGGGCAGGCGGCGGTGTTCTTCACGGTGGAGATGAGCATGGGACAGATGGTGGAAGACGTCCGCCTGGCGGTGGAGGGGCGGCGTCCGGTGGAGTTTTACGGGCGGTGCGGCGGCAACGTGCCGTCGGTGGAGGAGATCGTCCAGCACGTGACCCAGTGGATTGACGGCCGCGCCGAGCAGGCCGTCGCGGAGGTGATGCACCATGCCTGA